The Haloferax volcanii DS2 DNA segment GTCCGCGTCGGGGCGAGCCGTCTCCTCGGCGTCGCTCGCGCCCGTCTCGAACTCGTCGGACTCGTCTGTCATACCGCGGGCTACCGCGGCACGGCCGAAAAGGGTTCCGCGACGCGCGGTCCCCCGCTGGCGGGGATGTCGCCCCCCGTTTCCGGGTAAGGGTTTTCTATCGCGCCCGCGAGATTGGGAATCATGAAGGTACTGCTCGGAATCGGTGGCAGCGACGATTCCATGCGGGCGCTCGAAACGACGGTCGAACGGACGGCCGAGGTCGGCGACGACCTCACGGTCGCCATCGTCGACAACCCGTCCGGCGAGCGCTCGCGCGAGGAGATGGAAACGCGGGTGACGGAACTGCTCGACGAGCGCGGCGTCGACGCGACCGTCCGCGCGCTCGACGGCGACCCGGGGAGCGCCCTCGTGGACCTCGCCGAGAACGAGGGGTTCGACCAACTGGTGCTCGGCGGCGGCGAGACGAGTCCGATGGGGAAGATACAGATCGGCAACATCGCGGAGTTCGTCCTGTTGAACTCCCACGTGACCGTCACCCTAGTACGATGAGCGACCGAACGTTCTCCGACGCCGTCGCCGACCCGTACGACGCGCCGCCGCTGTCGTTCACCGACGGGGAAGACCGCACCATCGAGGTGCGCGCGCACGACGGCTCCGACGAGGAGTTGGAGGCGCTCGTCGAGATGTACGACGCGTTCGACCCCTCGGACCGCGCGCAGGGCATCCCGCCGGGCCGCGAGGACCGCATCCGCGACTGGCTGGAGAACATCCTCGACGAGGACTGCCTGAACGTCATCGCGTGGGACGGCGACGAGGTGGCCGGTCACGCGACGCTCGTCCCCGACGGCGACGCCTACGAACTCGCCATCTTCGTCCACCAGACGTACCAGCGCGCCGGTATCGGCACGCGGCTCATCAAGGCGCTGCTCGGCTACGGCCGGGTGTCCGGCGTCGAGAAGGTGTGGCTCACGGTCGAGCGCTGGAACCGCGCGGCGGTCGGCCTCTACCAGACCGTCGGCTTCGAGACGAGCGACGCCGAGAGCTTCGAGTTGGAGATGACCATCCGACTCGCCGAACCGCCGGACGACGAGGGCGGCTGAGGGCGGCGGCGAGCCGCGACAACGACCAACGATTCAGGATTCAGACAGGATTCAGACCGAAAGCACGGGCTGGCTGGCGTACAGGAGGACGTACTCGGCGGCCTTGGCGAGCACCTCGCCGGGGTCGCCCGAGACGGGCTCTCGGGGCACGACGATGAAGTCCGCGTCGAGTTCTTCTGCGGTGTCGAGGACGACGCTGCCGGGGTGGCGGAGCTTGCTCGTCCGCGAGAAGCCGTAGGCGACCGACGTGGTGACGGGCACGTCGGCGGTCTCTGCGAGCGCCGACACCGTGTCGGTGACGGCCTTGCTGTCCTCGGCGACGGCGTCCTCGTCGACGACGCCCTGCTCTATGGCGCGGACGACGTCCTCGCCGAGGACGTGGACGGCGTGGACCGCGGCGTCGTACTCGGCCGCGACGGCGGCGGCGTACTCCGCCGCGCGCGTCGCCTCCTCGCTTTGGTCGACCGGCACGAGAACGAGGTCGATAGAGAGCGGGCGCGGTGACATGTCCCCACCTGCGTCGGGGGACGACAAAAAACTCACCCCACGGTCCCGCCGGCCGGCCGCCCCAGACTGGTTTTATGCCGCCGCGCCGTGAACCCGAAGCCATGTTCGACACCATCGTCATCGCCACCGACGGCTCGGCGAGCGTCCGCCGGGCGGTCAGCGTCGCCGTCGACCTCGCAGAGCGGTTCGACGCGTCGGTCCACGCGCTGTACGTCGTCGACGCCGGCGACGTGGAGACCGCGCCGGACCGACTCCGCGACGAGATGCGCGACGCGCTCACCGAACGCGGCGAGGAGGCGCTCGCCGAGGTCGAGGCCGCGACCGACCGCGAGGTGACCGTCGCGGTGCGAGAGGGCCGCCCCGCCGCCGAGATTTCGAACTACGCCCGCGAGGTCGACGCCGACGCCGTCGCCATGGGAACCCGGGGCCGCCACGGCGAGAACCGCTTTCTCATCGGCAGCGTCGCCGAGCGCGTCGTGCGGACCTGTCCGGTGCCGGTGCTGACGGTCCGCCAGCTGGAGGAGGGGACGACGGACTCCCTGCTGAGCGACGAGGCGGCCTGAGCGGGCCGCGTGGCTCGGTTCGGTCACGGCCCGCGGGACGTTCGGCGCGGTCTCCGCCGACGGAATCGGGAGGAGTTTTCCCCGTCGCGCCCGAGTTCGGCGTATGG contains these protein-coding regions:
- a CDS encoding universal stress protein, with the translated sequence MSPRPLSIDLVLVPVDQSEEATRAAEYAAAVAAEYDAAVHAVHVLGEDVVRAIEQGVVDEDAVAEDSKAVTDTVSALAETADVPVTTSVAYGFSRTSKLRHPGSVVLDTAEELDADFIVVPREPVSGDPGEVLAKAAEYVLLYASQPVLSV
- a CDS encoding GNAT family N-acetyltransferase → MSDRTFSDAVADPYDAPPLSFTDGEDRTIEVRAHDGSDEELEALVEMYDAFDPSDRAQGIPPGREDRIRDWLENILDEDCLNVIAWDGDEVAGHATLVPDGDAYELAIFVHQTYQRAGIGTRLIKALLGYGRVSGVEKVWLTVERWNRAAVGLYQTVGFETSDAESFELEMTIRLAEPPDDEGG
- a CDS encoding universal stress protein produces the protein MFDTIVIATDGSASVRRAVSVAVDLAERFDASVHALYVVDAGDVETAPDRLRDEMRDALTERGEEALAEVEAATDREVTVAVREGRPAAEISNYAREVDADAVAMGTRGRHGENRFLIGSVAERVVRTCPVPVLTVRQLEEGTTDSLLSDEAA
- a CDS encoding universal stress protein; translation: MKVLLGIGGSDDSMRALETTVERTAEVGDDLTVAIVDNPSGERSREEMETRVTELLDERGVDATVRALDGDPGSALVDLAENEGFDQLVLGGGETSPMGKIQIGNIAEFVLLNSHVTVTLVR